The genomic interval CATATTATAATGAGTTCTTCAAACTATAATGGGTTTATTAATTTTCTGATTGAAATTAGGTGTAATTGCATTATGTTTACTTCTGCACAATGTAGTCCGCAGTTATCGTAAATTTCGTTTGAATCTGCTGTACATTATATAGCCGTTACATTATCAAGATAACTGGTTTCCTCAAGTATCGATAAAATTTATTTCTGCCCGTTTTGCTGATGCGCACCCGTTTAAAAATGATGTCATAATATTGCTTTCCTGTCGTTGTTCATTTAGTGGGCGTTAGGATCGATTGTTCATCTGCGAAGCACAGCAAACTCACTGGGCGTCGTTTTAGTCATGAGAGTGTCCGACCTTGATAATTTAACGCTTCCTCGTtcaatgttaacaatttaaaagCGCGTGTATGTTAATCATTTGGAGAATGCTTTTTTCAGTAAAATCAAAATATTCTGCCCAATAGCATAAgaattatataaatgaatacatttagcattctttattaaatgttttgacatttagaattatttccaaaatacgtGTGTATTTGTCTAAGAATAACTGACCATTGAGTgagaaaattataattattttagaaagagtttaacagtttaattgcattcatttattcaatttcCTATGCTATTTAACCGACGTTTCCGAATATATCAACACTTTGTCATAATAAATAATTACCAGTGAATTTTCTTAGCTCATTTCTCAAAAAAAGATTTGATCATGTCAAACACTGAACCTGCACACTGGTCTAACGTAATGCTTTCCAATACTTGAGTATACTTCGTGACCGAGAATTTGGAAAGAAATCGCGCCACGAAACTAGCTCGTACATCAATGAAGGTGTACATATATTCCACGTAATCCCCTTTGTAAATCTGTCTTTAATTGTTATGTATCAGAAGATGCTTTAGTTCTAAGAATAATTTAACGTTATCGTCTGACAAGGTTGCTTGTTAAGTAAATTTTAGTGAAAGACAAAACAACTATTGAAAAAAAGCTATTGTTTATTGTAGTTTTGAAATAGCTGTACTTTCATTATTGTACAGACGAACAATCCTTTGTCTGACATATACTTGAAAGTTTATCTGCATTTTCCTGTAAGTGTCATTTGTACCGTAATGTAATAAGGTAAAAATTAGAATAATAAATTTCTCTTTTAAAATTTTAGGTTTTGATTTctaaaatagtatttatcgccgtTGATTTGTTTTTGTATAAGCGTTTCGGTATAAAATAAGTTGTATGCTTTATTTATGACGCATTACAAATAAGTTAGTATCCAGTGGAtacccaaacgttgctgcaacgttgtatttaggttgcattcaaacgttgcagtttggttgtaccaatggtgtatatgaaagttttcctgacgttttttttctaaacgttgctgcaacgttgtatttcggtcgcattaaaacgcagtatttttaaaataaattcttttttttttttaataaaattatatatatatatatatatatatatatatatatatatatatatatatatatatatatatatatatatatatatatatatatatatacatatatatatattacaaatattttatttttataatatatatataaaataaaagctCCCCGTATGGTAATCGAACCCACCGATTCCCGACCGCTAGGCGGACACATCATGCACAACACCACGACGACAGTTAAGAGGTACAGACAAAATTGTTGACTATTTATTTTaggttgaaactttgaaactagattctaccattttaatgcataacacaacttaaacaatatctttttttcggcgattttgagttaaagttcatcataagcatctttaagtttaagcaactgttctgtaaaataaaaaaaaatgaatttctaaaatttacaagaaataatattttcatagatgctatgcatgaactgtattattataaagtacgattcctactcggggagtatggcaagcggttcgacgcaaaatcccaagaaactaggtttctcatgagaacctaggttttcagatgagaacctaagttctcatgagaacctaggttttaaaatgagaacctaggttctcatgaaaacctaggttctcatttgaaaacctaggttctaattctgagaacctaggttctcatgagaaacctagtttcttgggataatgcgtcgaaccgcaagaaacaaggtttctcatgagaacctaggttctcattctgagaacataggttctcatgagaacctaggttttcaaatgagaacctaggttctcatgaaaacctaggttttcatttgaaaacttgggttcttgaagccatgtgcaatcttcaagcgagaacctaggttctcatgagaacccaagttttcaaataagaacctaggttttcatgaaaacctaggttctcatttgaaaacttaggttctcatgagaaacctagtttcttgcggttcgacgaataatcccaagaaactaggtttctcatgagaacctatgttctcgcttgaagattgcacatggcttcaagaacccaagttttcaaatgagaacctaggttttcatgagaacctaggttttcacgagaacctaggttctcatgagaaacctagtttcttggtattatgcgtcgaaccgcttgccatacgggagcgtttcattatcccctctaaagacaccaagtactggttctttctaggaaacggactcgacagtgtgcatatctgccgataatactcgaaagagcggttggcagtaaatagtttgtttgttgttttttttattttttttattgttatattatttaaaaaaagaattaaaaaatacaacgtttgaatgcaacctaaatacaacgttgcagcaacgtttggaagaaaaacgtcgggaaaactttcatataaaccattgtgacaaccaaactgcaacgtttgaatgcaacctaaatacaactttGCAACAAcgtttgggtgcccactgggAAGAGCGCACAATTACCTAGAAGAAACGTTGTTGAAACATACTTCTTAAACGTTCGACCGACGTTTCGCGTGCAACGTTGCAGAAACGTTCGGAAGTGGTTACTAATGTAGAGCTCAGAATGCAACGTTTCTGAAACGTCCTTTCAACGTCatgatgaaacgtccgggtaatgttttgtatgcaacgttgtggcaacgttcggtaatggttgccgacgttgcgacctaaatataccgttgcagcaacgttcgtaaaacgtttgatgcccactgggtacATCTTGTCTTATAGTTTGCTGTCTTGGTATAATCTTTGTAATTGCTGTAATTTTTAAGATTCGTTTGTTTGATTAATTTACGTTGTATATATAACGttaaaaaatgctttgaaagtacACAGCTGTGTTTACTTTAATTGTATAGAAGGCAATGTTTTGATTGTTGATACATATTCTATTGAAAAATACAAGTTGCATGACTTCATTTAAAGATGATTGCCACAAATATGGGAATATACAAGATACTTCGAACGAAAAACGTTATTCATGTTATATCACCTATGAATTAAAAAGACAATCTTATAAATTGTTTTCTTCTTCTCATCATAAAGACCCGTCTGTTGTGAGTGAGTAAAGGCTCTTAATTACCAGGTCAAAGAggtataatatttgtaataattacATAATTGATTACTGCTTCTTTCCatcgtttttttatttgattcaaCAACTTAAATGACAATTTCCGAACAAAGATACTTCTGTAAAAAAAATGGAACACCGGAAAAATATTTTGAATGATATGTTTGTTGTGCTTATATAAACTTTTTTGATTTAGGTAACAATTTTTACAAGGcacatttgtatgtgttattaCATCTTGTTACATCGTTTTActtaatatcatatcatatcatatcatatgatTGTATGTTCACGTTCTGAACTTATTACAGCGTTTgacattaacctatttatgcctagtggactctcccatccttctaaattggatcattatctgttgccttgaatttgttttaaaaacagtaaaatatgttaaattgattatttaagactttccttatttccccccaaaattcggcgtttcgcgcgatttattttcccctcaaaaaaaggccaggccctttccccaaaatcagatataaaaaaacttattggaaaaaaaagaatCCCAAATGATTGCAACTTAGTGTAAGCGCATGAAGTCGTAGGGTAACATGCAAACTATGAAACTTTGAATTAACCCAATCGTACCGTTTTTAGCTTGGATATTTTTGACATATTAAACCAGCTTTTAGTGAAATGGCGATTatgtagatttaaaaaaatgaacctTAAAATAACGACGTTCACCGATTTGTTTCTAAGCATTGAAAGAAGTCCGGAGTTAGTTGTTATTGATATGCTTTTATAATTAAAGATTTAAATTGGAAGCACTTAATTAcatactttaaaacatgccaatatATTTTAACAAGTTGCTTAAACACTTTAACGCCTATCTTTCTAATGTCGGTTTGCAATTAGCAAATGGGAAAGGAGAACGATCTTTTCAGGGCAAATTTAACCTCAGTCGAAAATGACACTTCTGTAATCAATGTCCTATCTTTATATGAGACATACTTTCACGATGTGTCGTTCGATGTACATAGTGTTCGGTTTGTGTCGTTCGATGTACATAGTGTTCGGTTTGTGTCGTTCGATGTACATAGTGTTCGGTTTGTGTCGTTCGATGTACATAGTGTTCGGTTTGTGTCGTTCGATGTACATAGTGTTCGGTTTGTGTCGTTCGATGTACATAGTGTTCGGTTTGTGTCGTTCGATGTACATAGTGTTCGGTTTGTGTCGTTCGATGTACATAGTGTTCGGTTTGTGTCGTTCGATGTACATAGTGTTCGGTTTGTTCGTCGCCTGTTTTTCGTTTGTACATGCCGATCATTGTACTGATATCGACGAGCTTAGAACTCTGTTTGGAAGGAAAATCCAACAACTTGAAAGTCACCTTGAAAAAGAAAAGGTTAAAACGAATGAAATCAATCGTCAACTACGAGAGTTAGAATCGAAGTTAGATATCCTGGAAAAACGGGAGCAACACAATAGTCGGTCAAGTAGGTCAATGACTTATAAATTTAGTAATATATGTAATGAagtcaatttattttattataaatatttacatgaGTCAATATTTGTCTGATCACTAATTATTTCAGAGCGTCAGGTGGTTGGATCTGTCGCATTCTCCGCTTACCTGAACAGTGATGTCATCAATCTTAGTCCAGGCCGCACCATTCAGTTCCAGGGCGTAGTCCTCAACGATGAAAACGCATACAACAAATACACGGGCGTATTCACTGTCCCACTTGACGGTGTCTATTTTCTACCATTCACAGCAGAAGATCTTCAACCACGCCGTGAATTGTTAAATCTTGTTGCGGACGGACAACTGATCTCGAGCACGGTTTTTGAAAGGACAAGCGGCGGCAACGGCCATCGTGTGGGAGGTTACACAGTACTGGCTCGACTCAGAAAAAGCCAATCGGTCTGGGTAGCTGTTGACTCGAGAGAGAAGCCGGGCGGATCACTTCAAGGCTCTGATGTCGGGCGATTTACGACGTTCTCCGGATTTTATCTATATGAGTAGACtttgtttgttaaatttttatttcGGTGTTTTGTGCTATTGCTCTTGATTAAAAGTAGATAATAAACACCATTCAGGCAATGTTGCTGAAGCGTTCTGGCGCCTCAATTCAGGGATTTTAATTTAAGCCATGTACGCCCGAATAACTTCTATTAGGATTCGTCGTAAAACAATAACGTGTAGATCTGTTTAAGTTTGCAATCGTGTCATGTTGTTTTTATTCTCATCACGACCTTCAAGTATTAAAATGACTATCAGAAAGCTCGCGAGGTATAACAAAACGGTGATTGACTTTCGTTTTGGGTCGTCTGCAGTGTCGATTTAATACTCATTAACTATACTGCGTCATATCAGTGGATCATTGTAGAGGTACTTAACAAAACTTATCTAAGTTAGAACAGTTTAGGTGGCGAGTTATGTAGCGTTcgagatacaagatacaagacaCAAGAATCATTATTTTATGTCGGATAAGACCAACAATTAACATTAGCTCATgagctatttcccgacaaaaaaatgaatatacatgtagtataacaataataaatgaGCTTAAAGAAAGATGAACATATTATATAAGCCTTTCAAGTACAAAAACATAGTTAAAGAACATACAACACAAATTAATTACAAATGTACATTTAgagcataatattttgcatggtacaaacacatacatataagACAAAGTGTAAGATACCTAAAACTACATTACATTTATCTTTTATGGTTCAAAATTAACACATATATTATACACGtttaaacacttaaaacaaaGCACACAAGCAACGAGACATTTAAGCACTTAGATATGACTGATTTAAAGAATAATAAGGAACATAAGACAAACATTTCAAAAAAGCAACAAACTAACAAAAAAGCAGGCATTGGCAGTAAGCTAAGCACTAGGTTCTTACTTACGTTGGAATGTCTTAGTCTGTCAAAATAGGTGAACACGTCCATCGACAACAGATTAGCTTTTCTAGTACTTGCTGGTACTAGAACAAAGCGTAAGTGTCATAGTGCCCGCTGCTACTCAACTGAAAAATATAGGCAGGCAGCACCATAGAAAAAGCTAGCATACGATATATAACATGGAAAGAGTAACCAAGGAGAGCAAGCAATGGGCTAACTGAAAAAATAAGCAGGGCaacaaaaacaagcaaaaacGTGAAAAGCAGATTACTCACACATGGCGCATATGCATTTTGGACCCGTCCATGTGCGGATCAGCCGAACGAAGTCTTTGTATTTGTCGACTGTGCGTTTGTCGTCTAGGACTTAAAAGTGAATAGTAGTACTGCGAATTTGGGGAAGGAAACCCTATTAACCGTGTACTGCCCACGCACAGGCAATGGGGACCCAAATAATAGTTTGGTATGCATGTACAGGTTCGATTCACCTTGGTTTTATTAAATAACCAAAACATCATGGATGCCTGCATGATATTGGCATGTATGAAAATTAATAGCAGTTAACCAAAATTTCAGTTAATTTAAGATATAACCGAAAGTTTTATGGGAAAAATAACTACTTATAATTTCCAGCGCGATGTTAAACGTGATCTTAGAGAAAACTCATGTTCGCAGCACTACATTGTACTAACAAGATATATGGCACATTGTGGAAAGCAGGTTGTTTAACGTTATCATTTAATCCGAGACAATTTATCAATAAgaaaaaattttaaaaaatgttgaacTTTAATAGGACTGTGTTTTGCTTAAATGATCTACATCGATTCGGTACAGGTTGTGTAAGTGTTTTCTGTTCTGTTAAAGAGATGTttgttatgttataattttttacaTGTCTCTAACACATGgctgtttattgaaataaataaatatatttcacctCTGTAGGACCTGAAGTATACACATTATACTGCCAGTTAACGATTTTTTAACAACACACGTACTGTTCGCCTAGCATCGTGATTTACCACAACTGTAAAAGCTTTCAAAAGATACATCGTACCGAAGCAAATCTAGAACTGATTATACGACGTTAAAGTCTTAAAAGTTACCCAATGACCCAAAGGCTGTCTGTGCAATCGATATAACACTTATGTTGACATTCTGTAGTATTCGTGATGTAATGATGAGGTATGCAGTTGATTTTCATGTAAGTTTATTGATCACACAAATGACAGTAAGGCATCACAGCAACATTTCTACcacaataatacataaaatatgcattaagtaacgcataaaaacaaaatatataatatataatttcataGACGAATACAATGTATATGTAAAAATCTGAGATCAATGATAATTCCAATGGGTAATTGTTTAAACTTCATTTGTTTTACAGTATACTGATACATAAGTTTCAAACGGAGAAGTATAAGTTGATACtctacaaataaatacattacgAATGCTTATAATCacacaataaaacacaaaatcggttaaaaagcaaaatacaataaatatttacataaaacaatacaatatacacGTATATGAATAGTTGAGACAAAATAGTATCCAACATTACATCTACAAATCAATATAGATGTAAAagcaaaagtaaataaaaaaataaaaatacgaactaaaaaatatcatgaaaacacTGTGATGAAGAATGACATACTGGCGACAGATTATGAGCATGTCCTGCATTTTAGACATGAAAATATGGATATATTAAATTGTGAACACCCCTTTTAATTCATACCTGCCAGAATCGTACCTTCCCAAAACTATGATAAAGTAAATCAGCAATTCGTTATCTAAGTTGGGAAAAGGGAGCTTTAACtaaattaaatgtatacatgtttattgaaAGTCGAGTTTTAAACTAATTAATATATCGTATTCatgtataaattgtattatgGCAACTGGTAGCCTCAAATAAAGCGTGTTGCGATCAAAATTAATAAGCATTAATCAGGAATATTTCTGATCTAACCTGAATACCATTAATTGACATTAACATTGTTGGTTAACCCAAGATGCCCAGTTGTTACTCTGTAAACATTTTTAGATCACCGCAAAATACACAGATACTTTAAACAGTGCCGAGTCTGTTAAATTttggttttataatatatatatttataataatattatgccCTCCTGGGCGGCTTCGCACCTGCATTGCAATGACCTCCGTCGTATTTTCAGTTGACATTCTTTTCCAGAGCTCGAGCACAGGGATACACCCTTTAACGGGCCTCTCAGTGGAACAACATCCGTGCACGTCAAGGCAACGGGGTCCATCTGACACAGTCGGCCCTCCACACCCAACAATATGGTACCCATGGCGACGCAGACCAGGACGATTCGTATGTATTCCATTCAGGTGGTAATGTTTTATTTCTGTTAAAAGGaaaaaagtttaacataaataaataatatcaaacaaTTTGCTATACAATATGTTATTTCTGAAAACATCACCCGGAATTGTCCTTttcctttaaaatttaaattccTTGATACAACGCTATCAAGATAGTGTAGGCcagattatatatttaatataaaaaattatgtttaaacataGCCTTAATGTTATATTTGACTACATGATATCGTCCAAAATGCGTTGGAAAAGCTAACCTAATTTCTTACTAAATTAATTAATAGTAGCGTGTCAATCACTTTATTTAGTTGAGATTTATTGACGTTTACATACTTTCTCATTATTATCAGAgtgttatatttattacaaatttcacttaaaaacacacaacaaacctttttttcaaattgttccTCGTCAAACGATTTTGCTTCGTTGGTGTTTCGTTTTTGTATATTTGTCTCTGACTTGCGTTTTGTTTTGAGCAGTTGtctgttttttattttatcattcaaCTGAGCGGCTTTTTTACTTCCTAAGGGGAAACCCAAGGTCTTAAAATAAATCTTGAAAATCCTTTTGTTTTTTCCATCTGTCAGCATCAGCGGCTAATTTTGTATCAAAATAGGCCGACACATTTATTATGCGTTTATCGAAATTTCGTTGAAAATGCATATAGGGCTTTCTGAAAAAATCTTATATTTTTCGGTCGATTACGCCGTGAGTTAGACTCCTAACTTTTCTTTACTGCCAACCACACGTAACAACACACAAAACGGATTCGAAATAGTCGATTTTGCACTTATAAGCTCAACGTAAAACGATAAAGTCCAATTGCAATTGCCATTAAAGTTTGAATAAGAAGCCAACTTTTCTTTGGCAGGCCTTAATTGTTCTCAATAAGGACGTCTTCCTCCGAGAAAACAAGACCACTTCAGTAGTTATTACTTACACGCATCTATAATTGTCACAATTTCCCGTCAAAAGTAATTTCGTAATTCGTATTTTAATAGGCCTTTAGATGTCGATTCACATGTTCTCGCTGAGGGAAAACCAAATGATCAGTTTCATTCAAAATTAGTTTGCCCAATCTCATACTTGGAAAGACCGCTCATCTAAGAATATTTTAGTATCATGTTTATTCATCATTTATATTAAGCATGTGGAAAATATAAGTATTTAAGTGACTTTCTTTATTAAACCATGGAGATACTTCAGTGGGAAGTTGTGATTTGTTGTCGGGACTCCTACCACTTATTATCCGTCGAATGTGTGTGTCATTTTATAAATGTATGGACATTTTCTTGGCAAATTACTCGGAACGTTTGTGAGTAATTATGTTGTATACGTCCAAAAGAAGAAAGCAGGAATAATAATCAGCCTACGTGGTGGTGATGCTACTAATATGAACGCGTCTGGACGAATATTTCTCAATAGCGTAGGAACCATCGGACAGGTTGTCAAAATAAATTTGGGACCGATGTGTGCGCCTGGGTCAAAATGAGCGCAAAAACTATTTTCTATAGAAACCAATGTCCGTATAAAATTACAGTTACACGTTAAGTAAATTTCCTGACTTTCGCGAGAGTCATCTTTGTGTTCGCATCATTTTTATTCAATACGTACGTACATTTTTTATTAAGTATTAACACAAAGATTTTACTCGTAGTTGTACATCAGACAGTTAAACAGCTGATGTAATTAACTAATTTAATCTTAATTAAGGTAACATATATTGGATAAAATTAAAAGTTTTTGTTATAAAGACCTCAATTAAGTCAACTTCGATGATTGAAATTGAAAGTTTACAAGATTGCAAGCTGAATGCAAATTTCACTTGACTTCTTCAGATATAAGTGCTAAATGGATCGTTCCCGCCATTATTGCGAAATGCAAGTTATAAAGGACTCAGTGTTTTGATAAAGTTTcatttccatatatatatatatagccgaTTATAAGCACCATATTAATTGAAAAACAACTGTAAGTCCACTCACTCTGCACAAATGGTTTATCGTTATTTGAGTATATTTCAAGAATGTTATAGTATTCTCTTACAGGgtgatattatatatttaaacttcTGCGTGAAAAATATTCAGCTTTTTcaatatatcatattatataagCAATGATTATAAGTCTGGTGTCTAGTGACCACAAATATATGATGTGAAATTTAAGGATATaatgacagttttatttttattgcgaGTGTATGTGATTTATTGTGATGCGAGAAGCCGTAACATGCATGTTTCAGTCacgttataaatatataaagataaaCATGAGACGCAGTCACATATGTTTATAACAGAAACGAATAGATTTTTGATGTGTTTAAACCAGGCGGATCTTATTAATGTTAGTTATATAGATAGATTGACAGCTGGAGAAGATCACAATGAAACAAACAAAGCAACGACAAAGGTACCatgcacatttattttttattaaaggtcACATACTTTCCAGCGACGTTGTAATGGCTACTTCGCTATTGAGTGATATTAGTTTGGGGTTTTATTCAAATCAGACAGTTCTTATTAAATATGAAAGGAACCTACCTTTTGTTCGGGTGTATGATGTATTTAATGGTGTACTGTTGCCTTCGTCTTTGTCATGCAATGTTTAATTACACCGCCATGTATACGAGCCATATAAACAAAAATAGTCCATTAACATTATATTCAGTGCATTCTTGATTAAAAGTAAGGGTACCTTTAGTTGTGTAAACTGTTATATTGCATGGTGACTGCTCTGCAAGTTCTCTTAAGAGATAACTGAACTCAGCTACCGTTAAAATCCATATGAATAGGCTCTTCCGAACAGTAAGTTTTAAGACCGGTCAGATAAAATGCGTGGAATcgcatatttaaatattaatataaatatgtttctttataaacATAACAGACAGATCGTACTTTGTATTGGCCGATGCACTTACAGGAAGTGTCCCACCGGATATCCGCATGTGCTGCAGCTGGGCGCTTTAGTTACCTGCGATCTGCATATAACAATCTGCTGTAAATGAACTATTTAAAGGAAACGCACAGAGACGATAATCGAAAGTTTGTGTTTTTTCGTAGAGCAATCAGTTCTTGGCGGGTCCACCAGCGATCATGTCAGATGGTCTGACTCGCGGTAGTAGTATGACCGAGGAAATGAAATCCTCTTGACCCCATCTGCATTTGTAATATCCAAATACAACAGTACGTTGTAAAGTTTCACAGAACTTAACTGTAATACAAGTCCGCAGCATAAAGACGTAACTGCGTCCCTCAGCAAGAGATGCTTTTTATCTCGAGAAAATGCAGACAAAGATTGCACTTCTGCTCATCACACACATCTGGTCCTATTCTGAGAAACATGTTCAATGTGAAAGTGGCTTGGTCAGGTgttaatgttcatgaaatttagACGGTTGGAATAAGATTATAAGAGATATCAAAAGAAAGTCAGaatttgcttataaattcaagaGAAACGACCTTGCAAAAACTCTAGGAAATAGCTCAACTGTTAAAATCGTTTTTGACCGTGCTATTGACTCTGCGCTTTTGTTTATACGTTTCCTGGTAGTGTACATATATGGAGATATTTCCCTTTAAGACATAATGTCGTAGGAACTGATCCCCCAGCCTCCTGCCCTCTTTGAAGTCAACACCATCGTAAAGCAGACAAGACTCAGATCGCACAGGCAATAAGAGATCGTGATACCGACGCAATAAGTGATGCTATGATGAAATGTATACCTGAAATAGATTGTTACGTGTTTGATTGTGGCTCTTTGCTCCACCGTTTCCATGGTAAAAAGGTGATACATATAACACAATAGCCGAGTCGTATGCAGAATTCATTGCCTGACATTAAGGACAAGCGACAGTGGTGTTCAATAGCTACGGAGACGGTCCTTCTATCAAAGACAACATAAACCAGAGACGAGAGAAAAACATGAACTGTATTGTGAGTTCCACCAAAGAAATAATTGCTCATGCAAACAAGACGAGTTTTCGTCTCGTGACAAAAACAAGGCAGCCCTGATTGCTCTAATCATTACAGCTCTGGCTAAAAATGGATATAATGTCGTTCTGTCaccaggggatgcagacgttgcTATTGGTAAAGCAACAGTGGAATAATCCCGTCATATTACCACAACATTGGTGGG from Dreissena polymorpha isolate Duluth1 chromosome 1, UMN_Dpol_1.0, whole genome shotgun sequence carries:
- the LOC127881079 gene encoding complement C1q tumor necrosis factor-related protein 3-like, whose amino-acid sequence is MYIVFGLFVACFSFVHADHCTDIDELRTLFGRKIQQLESHLEKEKVKTNEINRQLRELESKLDILEKREQHNSRSKRQVVGSVAFSAYLNSDVINLSPGRTIQFQGVVLNDENAYNKYTGVFTVPLDGVYFLPFTAEDLQPRRELLNLVADGQLISSTVFERTSGGNGHRVGGYTVLARLRKSQSVWVAVDSREKPGGSLQGSDVGRFTTFSGFYLYE